In Lysobacter lycopersici, a genomic segment contains:
- a CDS encoding carboxypeptidase-like regulatory domain-containing protein — protein sequence MSSAGSAIARHALAASVVAVLASSPCAQAQDADASAQQEPYRDRIIASSQLQALPPDEDADEDDADGPPRGFHVEAIASRTERGDDSYDEQGISFGGFRETANWGAFSLDATLFDSNRDRFDGIGDGGLGGLATLWQRNFWISDRWRLDNGFGVLNTPATPLQRNQYRFYLPTVAFAGASSEWHDDADGLLLQGAAGRAGIYTGTRVVGFDVADGNVAALNAQWRWAQGWTGAASFLGTQGRIVPDDRGEAVFETGDTQALYAATAWQGARDNVQFNLLSSNGDSGSATGAWIDANAQRGRYAHNYGAFYLGEDLAWGAYPISNDVQGGYYRIGYQYARWSWNAGLDAIDSISGKGFDGLYASSYARYQASSTLGYGGSLNLRHGAGDTGYSAQAFLDHRGWGQTRWQFDTARGNGNDSWQFGVDQAFPLREGNRLSASLSYGSLDYGFGPSRTTTVALYGGRDLGDRVSIDGSAHWTHGNGEGAIRGTDVNVGVNVEMSRRWLLTAAFYQSTGSQRSPFVIDPLVTDQPFISLPRDRSLFLTLRYERNAGRPQGMLGGVAGNGPAGSVSGSVFLDENGDGVRSASEQPAQNVTVLLDGRFAVRTDSLGNYAFPRVSAGNHVLTVVPDNLPLPWSLRDGDAQRTVQVEVRGTARVDFGARRQP from the coding sequence ATGAGTTCCGCGGGCTCGGCCATCGCCAGGCACGCGCTCGCGGCGTCCGTCGTCGCCGTGCTCGCGTCGTCGCCTTGCGCGCAAGCGCAGGACGCCGACGCGTCGGCGCAGCAGGAGCCCTACCGCGACCGCATCATCGCGTCGTCGCAACTGCAGGCGCTGCCGCCCGACGAAGACGCCGACGAGGACGATGCCGACGGCCCGCCGCGCGGCTTCCACGTGGAAGCCATCGCCAGCCGCACCGAGCGTGGCGACGATTCCTACGACGAGCAGGGCATTTCCTTCGGCGGTTTCCGCGAAACCGCAAACTGGGGCGCCTTCTCGCTCGATGCCACGCTGTTCGACAGCAACCGCGACCGCTTCGACGGCATCGGCGACGGCGGGCTCGGTGGGCTGGCCACGCTGTGGCAGCGCAATTTCTGGATCAGCGACCGCTGGCGCCTCGACAACGGCTTCGGCGTGCTCAACACGCCGGCGACGCCGCTTCAACGCAACCAGTACAGGTTCTACCTGCCGACGGTCGCGTTCGCCGGCGCCAGCAGCGAATGGCACGACGATGCCGACGGCCTGCTGCTGCAGGGCGCGGCGGGCCGCGCCGGCATCTACACCGGCACCCGCGTGGTCGGCTTCGACGTCGCCGACGGCAATGTCGCCGCGCTCAACGCGCAATGGCGATGGGCACAGGGATGGACCGGCGCCGCATCGTTCCTCGGTACCCAGGGTCGCATCGTCCCCGACGACCGCGGCGAAGCGGTGTTCGAAACCGGTGACACCCAGGCCCTGTACGCGGCCACTGCGTGGCAGGGCGCGCGCGACAACGTGCAGTTCAACCTGCTTTCCAGCAACGGCGACTCCGGTTCCGCCACCGGCGCGTGGATCGATGCGAACGCGCAGCGCGGCCGCTATGCCCACAACTACGGCGCGTTTTACCTCGGCGAAGACCTCGCCTGGGGCGCCTACCCGATCAGCAACGACGTCCAGGGCGGCTACTACCGCATCGGCTACCAATACGCGCGCTGGTCCTGGAACGCAGGGCTGGACGCGATCGATTCGATCTCGGGCAAGGGCTTCGATGGCCTGTACGCCAGTTCCTACGCCCGTTACCAGGCCAGTTCCACGCTCGGTTACGGCGGCAGCCTCAACCTGCGCCACGGCGCGGGCGACACCGGCTACAGCGCGCAGGCCTTCCTCGACCATCGCGGCTGGGGCCAGACGCGCTGGCAATTCGACACCGCGCGCGGCAACGGCAACGACAGCTGGCAATTCGGCGTCGACCAGGCCTTCCCCTTGCGCGAGGGCAACCGGCTGTCCGCGTCGCTGTCCTACGGCTCGCTCGACTACGGCTTCGGCCCGTCGCGCACGACCACCGTCGCGCTATACGGCGGGCGCGACCTGGGCGACCGCGTCTCCATCGATGGCAGCGCGCACTGGACGCACGGCAACGGGGAAGGCGCGATCCGCGGCACCGACGTCAACGTCGGCGTCAATGTCGAAATGAGCCGGCGCTGGCTGCTGACCGCCGCGTTCTACCAGAGCACGGGTTCGCAACGATCGCCGTTCGTCATCGATCCGCTGGTGACCGACCAGCCCTTCATCTCCCTGCCGCGCGACCGTTCGCTGTTCCTGACCCTGCGCTACGAACGCAACGCGGGGCGGCCGCAAGGCATGCTCGGCGGCGTGGCCGGCAACGGCCCAGCGGGCAGCGTGTCCGGCAGCGTGTTCCTGGACGAGAACGGCGACGGCGTGCGCAGTGCTTCCGAACAGCCGGCGCAGAACGTCACCGTCCTGCTCGATGGCCGCTTCGCGGTCCGTACCGACAGCCTCGGCAACTACGCGTTCCCGCGCGTCTCGGCGGGCAACCACGTGCTGACCGTGGTCCCGGACAACCTGCCCCTGCCCTGGTCGCTGCGCGACGGCGACGCACAGCGCACCGTCCAGGTCGAGGTGCGCGGCACCGCCCGGGTCGATTTCGGGGCACGCCGGCAGCCGTGA
- the rpsB gene encoding 30S ribosomal protein S2, giving the protein MSQITMRQMLEAGVHFGHQTRYWNPKMAPYIFGARGKIHIINLEKTMPLFSDAMNFLSGIAQKRGIVLFVGTKRSARDAIKEEAERCGQPYMTQRWLGGTLTNFATVKKSVSRLKELEAGETDGSFQKLVKHEVLGLRREREKLEASLGGIKDMNRLPDALFVIDIGHEDIAIKEAKKLGIPVIAVVDTNYDPALVDYAIPGNDDAIRAVQLYARAAADAVLEGKAAAPQAASMREEDFAAADGDKKPARRAPAKKAAAKPAAPEAAAEAPAAE; this is encoded by the coding sequence ATGTCCCAGATCACCATGCGCCAGATGCTGGAAGCCGGCGTGCATTTCGGCCACCAGACGCGCTACTGGAACCCGAAGATGGCCCCGTACATCTTCGGCGCCCGCGGCAAGATCCACATCATCAACCTCGAGAAGACCATGCCGCTCTTCTCGGACGCGATGAACTTCCTCTCCGGCATCGCGCAGAAGCGCGGCATCGTGCTGTTCGTCGGCACCAAGCGCAGCGCGCGCGACGCGATCAAGGAAGAAGCCGAGCGTTGCGGCCAGCCGTACATGACCCAGCGCTGGCTGGGCGGCACGCTGACCAACTTCGCGACGGTCAAGAAGTCGGTGTCGCGCCTCAAGGAACTGGAAGCCGGCGAAACCGACGGCTCGTTCCAGAAGCTGGTCAAGCACGAAGTGCTGGGCCTGCGCCGCGAGCGCGAGAAGCTCGAGGCCTCGCTGGGCGGCATCAAGGACATGAACCGCCTGCCCGACGCGCTGTTCGTGATCGACATCGGCCACGAGGACATCGCGATCAAGGAAGCGAAGAAGCTCGGCATCCCGGTGATCGCGGTGGTTGATACCAACTACGACCCGGCGTTGGTCGATTACGCCATTCCGGGCAACGACGACGCGATCCGCGCCGTGCAGCTCTACGCCCGCGCCGCCGCCGACGCGGTGCTCGAGGGCAAGGCCGCCGCGCCGCAGGCCGCGAGCATGCGCGAGGAAGACTTCGCCGCCGCGGATGGCGACAAGAAGCCGGCCCGCCGCGCCCCGGCGAAGAA